A portion of the Segatella copri DSM 18205 genome contains these proteins:
- a CDS encoding fimbrillin family protein: MKAIKILTMAALATAVFASCSNDEDLAQSNYPMDNVVRIMTSVDGMNTRASYGNSTDNLSSFGFCIHNAGSTKYTYDNIQVTKEGGNWNPATQMLWQNSTTAVDILAYAPYQETTEDANGKVKVFGKPDYVFSVKADQSGAEDYSSDLIVYKQTGFTPGSELNTSKAVDVTFTHLLSQLNLTIELRDQFNTNNNTVTKEFVTDVKVNGTIISSKVDFSASPISVQVGTQAAAITPETTGFTPAENATAHAVFNYSAIVIPQTVTAGNFSISFKVNNTEYIWTATDDVDFVSGKKHDLHLFVGNDVVQGGAITANPWGEENITEKETD, from the coding sequence ATGAAAGCAATTAAAATATTAACAATGGCAGCTTTGGCAACGGCAGTTTTTGCCAGCTGCTCCAACGATGAGGATTTGGCACAGAGCAATTATCCAATGGATAATGTGGTTAGAATCATGACAAGTGTAGATGGCATGAATACTCGTGCCTCTTACGGAAACAGCACCGACAACCTTAGTTCGTTCGGTTTCTGTATCCACAATGCTGGTAGTACCAAGTATACCTATGATAATATCCAGGTAACAAAGGAAGGCGGCAATTGGAATCCTGCTACCCAGATGTTGTGGCAGAATTCAACTACCGCTGTTGATATTCTGGCTTATGCGCCATATCAGGAGACTACCGAAGATGCAAATGGCAAAGTTAAAGTCTTCGGAAAGCCAGATTATGTCTTTTCTGTAAAGGCAGACCAAAGCGGTGCTGAAGACTATTCATCCGACCTTATTGTATATAAGCAAACAGGATTCACGCCTGGTTCGGAATTGAATACCAGCAAAGCGGTTGATGTCACATTCACCCATCTTCTCAGTCAGCTGAATCTCACTATCGAGTTGAGAGACCAGTTTAATACGAATAATAATACGGTTACGAAAGAATTTGTAACTGATGTCAAGGTGAATGGCACCATTATCAGCAGCAAAGTGGATTTCTCTGCAAGCCCTATAAGTGTTCAAGTTGGTACCCAGGCAGCAGCCATTACTCCAGAAACTACAGGATTCACGCCGGCAGAGAACGCAACCGCCCATGCAGTCTTCAACTATTCAGCCATTGTGATTCCACAGACCGTTACTGCTGGTAATTTCAGTATTTCGTTCAAGGTGAATAATACAGAATATATCTGGACTGCCACCGACGATGTGGATTTTGTATCTGGTAAGAAACATGACTTGCATCTGTTCGTTGGTAATGATGTAGTGCAAGGGGGTGCCATAACAGCGAACCCTTGGGGAGAAGAAAACATTACCGAAAAAGAGACTGATTAA
- a CDS encoding fimbrillin family protein, with product MKITRYMGAFAVIAMLAACSTDEEQGTNTAANEVKITATVGGNSIFTRSNPVGSATEQENFNENDVISVTTEGKTVIYKKTGEVWTPANSGDYLLWTGNAQTFEACYPGNSTNSISEGHIEADQSDITKIAQSDYMICRKEIEKKDIPADRQLTLNFERQTARVIVKVSAFGNEFEGLNPTLSAVEVYSKLKVPAEDGDSYAPIQTYKKEENGNNVFYALVSPGAGNNAENFLKLTVTYNDGEGNATQTKELYVTGIPALDKAMSYTYDVKIGKDKAIIGSVSVTDWGTGDAITGGDAVTTTENAVLIIKNALAAGKTNIEIKNLPANADNSVFDAIREALSSASEGSIELTVYGVEALPSNAFSNCQPLKLISLPDVKSIESLAFQGCNGLETIYAPRVSFINDFAFSDCQYLKSVTLGNISAAGIRIFDNVYTESVDLILSQDQKVMTGSDVEGWRSDESSADYEDSADHRRKRFLGKTFKSIKCGRTKY from the coding sequence ATGAAGATTACAAGATATATGGGAGCATTTGCAGTTATAGCAATGCTTGCCGCTTGCTCTACAGATGAAGAGCAGGGCACTAACACTGCCGCCAATGAGGTGAAGATTACTGCCACCGTTGGTGGAAACAGCATTTTTACCCGTAGTAATCCTGTGGGTTCAGCAACGGAACAAGAGAACTTTAATGAGAACGATGTAATCAGTGTAACGACTGAGGGCAAAACCGTTATTTATAAGAAGACGGGCGAGGTATGGACACCTGCGAATTCAGGTGACTATCTGCTCTGGACGGGTAATGCCCAGACTTTCGAGGCTTGTTATCCAGGGAATTCCACCAATTCTATCTCTGAGGGTCATATCGAAGCTGATCAATCTGACATCACGAAAATTGCTCAGTCTGATTATATGATATGCAGAAAAGAGATAGAAAAGAAAGATATTCCTGCCGACAGACAGTTGACATTGAACTTTGAACGTCAGACGGCTCGTGTCATAGTCAAAGTAAGTGCTTTTGGAAATGAGTTCGAAGGACTGAATCCTACGCTTTCTGCCGTAGAAGTTTATTCTAAGCTGAAAGTTCCTGCAGAAGATGGTGACAGCTACGCACCCATCCAAACTTATAAAAAAGAAGAAAATGGCAACAATGTATTCTATGCTTTGGTATCTCCTGGAGCAGGCAATAATGCAGAGAATTTCCTGAAACTCACTGTGACATACAATGATGGTGAGGGCAACGCAACTCAGACTAAAGAACTGTATGTAACTGGAATTCCTGCTCTTGACAAAGCTATGAGCTATACCTATGATGTAAAAATAGGTAAGGACAAAGCTATAATAGGAAGTGTAAGTGTTACGGATTGGGGTACTGGCGATGCAATTACTGGTGGCGATGCTGTAACAACTACAGAAAATGCCGTACTAATTATAAAAAATGCTTTGGCTGCGGGCAAAACGAACATTGAAATCAAGAATTTGCCTGCAAATGCAGATAATAGTGTGTTTGATGCTATAAGAGAAGCTCTAAGCAGTGCAAGTGAAGGCAGTATAGAATTAACTGTTTACGGAGTTGAGGCTTTGCCGTCTAATGCATTTTCGAATTGTCAACCGCTGAAATTAATTAGCTTGCCAGATGTAAAGAGTATAGAGTCGTTGGCTTTTCAGGGGTGTAATGGTCTTGAAACAATCTATGCTCCGAGAGTTTCATTTATAAATGACTTTGCCTTTTCCGATTGTCAATACCTAAAATCGGTGACATTAGGTAATATTTCCGCTGCAGGTATCCGTATCTTTGATAATGTATATACTGAATCTGTAGATTTAATTTTGTCACAAGATCAAAAGGTTATGACAGGAAGTGATGTTGAAGGGTGGCGATCTGATGAATCATCTGCGGATTATGAAGATTCTGCTGATCATAGACGAAAACGATTTCTTGGAAAAACATTCAAATCCATAAAATGTGGACGTACTAAATATTAA
- a CDS encoding Rpn family recombination-promoting nuclease/putative transposase: MIMKQVEERYISLLTDFGFKRIFGTAMNKDLLICFLNSLFNGRQVVKDVSYLNPEHVGDVYTDRRAIFDVYCEGENGEKFIVEMQNAYQTYFKDRALFYSTFPIREQAPKGNEWDFKLNNIYTVALLNFNMNEDAFDKEKIRHHVQLCDTATHKVFYDKLEYIYVEISKFNKTLEELDTLYEKWLYALKNLYKLTQRPKELCDKVFDRLFEEAEIAKFTPQEMREYETSKMAYRDIKNSVDTAKREGIAEGIEIGMEKGRAEGMNLRSLEIARKMLAKGMDEASIMDMTGLTSEEIKLLKAEI, from the coding sequence ATGATTATGAAACAGGTAGAAGAAAGATACATCAGCTTGCTGACCGACTTCGGTTTCAAGCGAATTTTCGGAACAGCGATGAACAAGGATTTGCTCATTTGCTTCCTCAACAGCTTGTTTAATGGCAGACAGGTTGTAAAGGACGTATCGTATCTGAACCCGGAGCATGTGGGAGATGTATATACCGACCGCAGAGCCATCTTTGATGTATATTGCGAGGGCGAAAACGGCGAAAAGTTCATCGTAGAAATGCAGAATGCCTACCAGACGTATTTCAAGGATCGCGCCCTCTTCTACTCCACCTTCCCTATCCGTGAACAGGCGCCCAAGGGGAATGAGTGGGATTTCAAGCTCAATAATATCTATACCGTTGCCCTGCTCAACTTCAACATGAACGAGGATGCTTTCGACAAGGAGAAAATCCGCCATCATGTGCAGTTGTGCGACACAGCTACCCACAAAGTATTTTACGACAAACTCGAATATATCTATGTAGAGATTTCCAAGTTCAACAAAACCCTGGAAGAATTGGATACGCTCTACGAGAAGTGGCTCTATGCTCTGAAGAATCTCTATAAGCTTACCCAGCGCCCTAAAGAGCTGTGCGACAAGGTTTTCGACCGCCTCTTCGAGGAAGCCGAGATAGCCAAGTTTACTCCGCAGGAAATGAGGGAGTACGAGACCAGCAAGATGGCATATCGCGACATTAAGAATTCCGTAGACACTGCCAAGCGTGAAGGTATAGCTGAAGGTATAGAAATAGGCATGGAAAAGGGTAGAGCTGAAGGCATGAACCTGCGAAGCCTTGAGATTGCCAGGAAGATGCTGGCAAAGGGTATGGATGAAGCGTCTATCATGGATATGACGGGGCTGACGTCAGAGGAGATAAAGCTGCTGAAAGCGGAGATTTAG
- a CDS encoding N-acetylmuramoyl-L-alanine amidase, with the protein MRDINMIVVHCSGSRCNHRYTMKMLRYDHVHNNGWTDIGYHFYITLDGVVHACRPVERMGSHALGYNAHSIGICYEGGLSPSGCISDTRTPEQKESMKHLIQDLHHRFPGIRTILGHRDLPGVQKACPCFDATKLQYLLDAS; encoded by the coding sequence ATGAGAGACATCAATATGATAGTGGTGCATTGCAGCGGCAGCCGCTGCAATCACCGTTATACGATGAAGATGCTGCGCTACGACCATGTTCATAACAACGGCTGGACTGACATCGGCTACCATTTCTACATCACGCTGGATGGAGTGGTTCATGCCTGTCGCCCGGTAGAGCGTATGGGCTCTCATGCCCTCGGTTACAATGCGCACAGCATAGGTATCTGTTACGAGGGTGGTCTTTCGCCATCGGGCTGCATCAGCGACACCCGCACTCCTGAGCAGAAGGAGTCGATGAAGCATCTGATTCAGGATCTTCACCACCGTTTTCCGGGCATCCGTACCATCCTGGGGCATCGCGATTTGCCTGGCGTTCAGAAAGCCTGTCCGTGTTTTGATGCCACGAAGCTCCAGTACCTCCTGGATGCTTCCTGA
- a CDS encoding smalltalk protein, whose product MTEKNKQKWNEILKFAVTVLTALLGALGVSAGGL is encoded by the coding sequence ATGACAGAAAAGAACAAGCAGAAATGGAATGAGATTCTCAAGTTTGCAGTAACCGTACTGACAGCTCTTCTCGGGGCGTTGGGCGTTTCGGCAGGTGGACTTTAG